In Paenarthrobacter sp. GOM3, a single window of DNA contains:
- a CDS encoding FAD-dependent oxidoreductase, translated as MSNSAATNRPLRVAIVGAGPAGVYAADILTKSNEVKDGEVEVSIDLFEAYPAPYGLIRYGVAPDHPRIKGIVNALHKVLDRGDIRFLGNVTYGRDLTLHDFRAFYDAVIFSTGAIKDADLNIPGVHLDGSFGGADFVSWYDGHPDVPREWPLDAKEIAVIGNGNVALDVARMLVKHPEELLVTEIPDNVYAGLKKSPVTDVHVFGRRGPAQVKFTPLELRELSHCKDVDIVLYPEDFEFDDASDEAIRTNNQIKTMVNTMTNWLVEEHAESEQPSSRRLHLHFLHSPVEILDSPETPGKVSGIKFERMELDGTGNVKGTGEFIEYPVQSVYRAIGYHGSPLEELEYDARRGVIPNDGGRVLDADGNHVPGIYATGWIKRGPVGLIGHTKGDALETVGFLLEDRLTLPPAENPDPQAIIDLLEERGIEYTTWEGWNRLDAHEAALGASWSEASAAAAGDGSGDGVVRERIKVVPREEMVRISRG; from the coding sequence GTGTCAAACTCAGCCGCAACCAATCGTCCGTTACGCGTTGCCATTGTGGGCGCTGGCCCAGCCGGTGTTTACGCCGCGGACATCCTGACCAAGTCCAACGAGGTCAAGGACGGTGAGGTTGAGGTCAGCATCGATCTCTTCGAGGCATACCCCGCACCATACGGCCTGATCCGCTATGGAGTTGCCCCCGACCACCCCCGGATCAAGGGCATCGTCAACGCTTTGCACAAGGTGTTGGACCGTGGCGACATCCGCTTCCTGGGCAACGTGACCTACGGCCGCGACCTGACCCTCCATGATTTCCGTGCTTTCTACGACGCCGTGATTTTCTCCACCGGTGCCATCAAGGATGCAGACCTGAACATCCCCGGCGTCCACCTGGACGGTTCCTTCGGCGGCGCCGATTTTGTGTCCTGGTACGACGGCCACCCCGATGTTCCCCGTGAATGGCCCTTGGATGCCAAGGAGATCGCGGTCATCGGCAATGGCAACGTCGCCCTGGACGTTGCCCGCATGCTGGTCAAGCACCCGGAAGAGCTTTTGGTCACCGAGATTCCGGACAACGTGTACGCCGGGCTCAAAAAGTCGCCCGTCACCGATGTCCACGTGTTCGGGCGCCGCGGTCCTGCACAAGTGAAATTCACACCGTTGGAACTGCGGGAGCTTTCGCACTGCAAGGACGTGGACATCGTGCTCTACCCGGAGGACTTCGAGTTCGACGACGCCTCTGATGAAGCCATCCGCACCAACAACCAGATCAAGACCATGGTCAACACCATGACCAACTGGCTGGTGGAGGAGCATGCCGAGTCCGAGCAACCCTCCTCGCGACGCCTTCACCTGCACTTCCTGCACAGCCCCGTGGAAATCCTGGACTCACCTGAGACTCCAGGCAAGGTCTCCGGAATCAAGTTTGAGCGCATGGAGCTCGATGGCACCGGCAACGTCAAGGGCACGGGCGAGTTCATCGAGTACCCGGTCCAGTCGGTCTACCGCGCCATCGGCTACCACGGTTCGCCGTTGGAGGAACTTGAGTACGACGCCCGCCGCGGTGTCATCCCGAACGACGGCGGTCGCGTCCTGGACGCGGACGGCAACCACGTCCCGGGGATCTACGCGACTGGCTGGATCAAGCGTGGCCCCGTGGGCCTGATCGGCCACACCAAGGGCGATGCCCTGGAGACCGTCGGCTTCCTCCTTGAAGACCGGCTCACGCTGCCCCCGGCAGAAAACCCGGATCCGCAAGCCATCATCGACCTCCTTGAAGAGCGCGGAATCGAATACACCACCTGGGAGGGCTGGAACCGGCTGGATGCCCATGAGGCCGCGTTGGGTGCTTCATGGAGCGAAGCCTCAGCCGCGGCTGCCGGCGATGGTTCGGGCGACGGCGTGGTCCGCGAGCGCATCAAGGTGGTCCCGCGCGAGGAAATGGTCCGGATTTCGCGCGGCTGA
- the gabT gene encoding 4-aminobutyrate--2-oxoglutarate transaminase, with the protein MTTTANELSYRIEQKRNINGAFPGPKSQALAERRSAVVAAGVASGVPVYVEDADGGIIRDVDGNSFIDLGSGIAVTSVGASDPAVVAAVQEAAAHFTHTCFMVTPYEGYVAVAEQLNRLTPGDHAKRTVLFNSGAEAVENAVKVARLATGRDAVVAFDHAYHGRTNLTMALTAKAMPYKTNFGPFAPEVYRMPMSYPFREENPEITGAEAAKRAITMIEKQIGGDQVAAIIIEPIQGEGGFIVPAEGFLPALSAWAKEKGIVFIADEVQSGFCRTGEWFAVDHEGVVPDIITMAKGIAGGLPLSAITGRADLLDAVHPGGLGGTYGGNPVACAAALAAIDTMEQHDLNGRARHIEELALGKLRELAAEVSVVGDVRGRGAMLAIELVQAGSKEPNPELTKAVAAACLQEGVVILTCGTYGNVIRLLPPLVISDELLIDGLEVLAAAIKAHA; encoded by the coding sequence ATGACCACTACCGCGAACGAACTCTCGTACCGCATCGAGCAGAAGCGCAACATCAACGGCGCCTTCCCCGGCCCCAAGTCGCAGGCACTGGCAGAGCGCCGCTCCGCCGTCGTTGCTGCCGGCGTCGCCTCCGGCGTCCCCGTGTACGTTGAAGACGCCGACGGCGGCATCATCCGCGACGTCGACGGCAACTCCTTCATCGACCTCGGTTCCGGCATCGCCGTGACCAGCGTCGGTGCGTCCGACCCCGCCGTCGTCGCCGCTGTCCAGGAAGCTGCTGCACACTTCACGCACACCTGCTTCATGGTCACCCCGTACGAGGGCTACGTTGCAGTTGCCGAGCAGCTCAACCGCCTCACCCCGGGCGATCACGCCAAGCGCACCGTGCTGTTCAACTCCGGCGCTGAAGCCGTGGAGAACGCCGTCAAGGTTGCCCGCCTGGCTACCGGTCGCGACGCCGTGGTTGCTTTCGACCACGCTTACCACGGCCGCACCAACCTGACCATGGCCCTCACCGCCAAGGCCATGCCGTACAAGACCAACTTCGGCCCGTTCGCGCCCGAGGTCTACCGCATGCCCATGAGCTACCCGTTCCGTGAAGAGAACCCGGAAATCACGGGCGCCGAGGCTGCCAAGCGCGCCATCACCATGATCGAGAAGCAGATCGGTGGCGACCAGGTTGCCGCGATCATCATCGAACCCATCCAGGGCGAGGGCGGCTTCATTGTCCCGGCCGAAGGCTTCCTCCCGGCATTGTCGGCATGGGCCAAGGAAAAGGGCATCGTCTTCATCGCCGACGAGGTCCAGTCCGGCTTCTGCCGCACGGGCGAATGGTTCGCCGTTGACCACGAAGGTGTTGTCCCGGACATCATCACCATGGCCAAGGGCATCGCCGGCGGCCTCCCGCTGTCCGCGATCACCGGCCGCGCCGACCTGCTCGACGCCGTTCACCCGGGCGGCCTCGGCGGCACCTACGGTGGCAACCCGGTCGCTTGCGCAGCAGCACTGGCAGCCATCGACACCATGGAGCAGCACGACCTCAACGGCCGCGCCCGCCACATCGAAGAGCTCGCCCTGGGCAAGCTCCGCGAACTGGCAGCTGAAGTTTCCGTGGTTGGCGACGTCCGTGGCCGTGGCGCCATGCTCGCCATCGAACTCGTTCAGGCCGGCTCCAAGGAACCGAACCCCGAGCTCACCAAGGCCGTTGCCGCAGCCTGCCTCCAGGAAGGCGTCGTTATCCTGACCTGTGGCACCTACGGCAACGTCATCCGCCTGCTCCCGCCGCTGGTCATCAGCGACGAGCTGCTCATCGACGGCCTCGAGGTCCTCGCCGCAGCCATCAAGGCCCACGCTTAA
- a CDS encoding MFS transporter has product MAATTPLTPSTGNIPTISPADAAGSVSSASAASQAAPQTRVVAVVGIVAVVLIGLNLRAGITSAAALFHELQQVLGYGALVASILPSIPLLCFAVAGMGTSWLTRRVGVEKAIAIALALLAGGLLVRGVPVTGALLGGTVLAMSGLAVCNVAMPSFIREHYSERTSMMTGLYTFTMSGGATFAAAVSVPLSQQLGSPSMGLAAWGLLGVAALLGFLPMVLHTHRNSTKTERPRVSMWPLLRTRLGILITAIFTFQAFLAYAVMSWFAYILTSQGLSASESGLQFGVMQLVSVAAGMILLAFGSRPGMLRPALYLASSSTLLAIAAMIWLPTSLAVVPAVLFGFGLGIFPLVLVIISRSGRSTAETTALSTVAQSLGYLIAAVGPFGMGLLHSATGGWVLPLSLLSIVAVALMVTCHMLTSKRTATKTGPRTV; this is encoded by the coding sequence ATGGCTGCGACGACCCCTTTGACTCCCTCGACAGGAAATATCCCTACGATCTCCCCCGCTGACGCTGCTGGTTCGGTGTCTTCGGCGAGTGCGGCGAGCCAGGCAGCTCCACAGACGCGCGTCGTGGCCGTCGTCGGCATTGTTGCCGTGGTCCTTATCGGCCTGAATCTCCGCGCCGGTATTACCAGCGCCGCCGCCTTGTTCCACGAGCTGCAGCAGGTCCTGGGCTACGGCGCCTTGGTTGCGTCCATCCTTCCGTCCATTCCCTTGCTCTGCTTTGCCGTTGCGGGGATGGGGACCTCGTGGCTGACGCGCCGTGTCGGTGTTGAGAAGGCCATCGCCATCGCCTTGGCGTTGCTGGCTGGAGGTTTGTTGGTTCGCGGTGTTCCCGTGACCGGCGCCCTGCTCGGTGGAACGGTGCTGGCAATGTCCGGCCTGGCTGTCTGCAACGTAGCAATGCCGTCCTTCATCCGGGAGCACTACTCCGAGCGCACCTCCATGATGACCGGCCTCTACACCTTCACCATGTCGGGAGGCGCCACCTTCGCGGCCGCGGTCAGCGTCCCCCTGTCCCAACAGCTCGGCTCACCCTCGATGGGCCTTGCCGCCTGGGGCCTGCTGGGCGTCGCCGCCCTCCTGGGATTCCTGCCCATGGTCCTGCACACCCACCGCAACAGCACCAAGACCGAACGCCCCCGCGTGTCCATGTGGCCGCTCCTGCGCACCCGCCTTGGCATCCTGATCACGGCGATCTTCACGTTCCAGGCCTTCCTCGCCTACGCCGTGATGAGCTGGTTCGCCTACATCCTGACCTCACAGGGCCTCAGCGCTTCCGAGAGCGGCCTGCAGTTCGGCGTGATGCAGCTGGTCTCCGTCGCTGCAGGCATGATCCTGCTCGCGTTCGGCTCCAGGCCGGGCATGCTGCGCCCCGCACTGTACCTCGCCAGCAGCTCCACCCTGTTGGCCATCGCGGCCATGATTTGGCTGCCGACATCCTTGGCAGTCGTGCCGGCTGTGCTATTCGGTTTTGGCTTGGGCATCTTCCCGCTGGTCCTGGTGATCATCAGCCGCAGCGGACGTTCGACGGCGGAAACCACCGCGCTCTCCACCGTCGCCCAATCACTGGGATACTTGATAGCGGCAGTGGGTCCCTTTGGCATGGGACTCCTCCACAGCGCCACTGGCGGCTGGGTGCTGCCCCTGAGCCTGCTGTCGATCGTGGCTGTGGCACTCATGGTCACCTGCCACATGCTCACCAGCAAGCGAACTGCCACCAAGACCGGACCGAGGACAGTATGA
- a CDS encoding PucR family transcriptional regulator codes for MAMSLASLVAVPSLKLRQAGLAETTLNQDISWVAVTELEDPQRFLSGGELVLTTGLRLKSAADQRRFVRQAQRAGAVGIGFGIGLTHESVPEALIAEANRWGLPLVEIPYEIPFIAIGKLVAESHSADHYSNLERLLAGHQILARSLLTGGGLNELLKQLGSMLRTDVVLTQFSAQLYNSVAGKPAPTADGWASYPIPTGRRDACTLWLRQPFVDSGIVSYAQNLISVELNNMVKQRQSQRAMAGQVLDDVIHGTLETIEAARRLAGVGINSTRKNVVLVAESTAHHKQLISISLPQALEAGVSAVVGKDLVTVISDDGSSATALAKSLSDHLQEAGIHAVIGIGGAYTKPNGLRWSYFEARDAVAHGLPVNEPERLSLTSLLLASEDVPLADMASESLTPLRKFDAAHGAELVATLESYLNHNGSVAAVAEALTLHRNTVRYRLAQITELTGYDPSQTQDRVQLWLALAVQRLGSRNPR; via the coding sequence ATGGCAATGTCCCTCGCTTCGCTCGTCGCTGTCCCCTCCCTCAAACTCCGCCAGGCCGGCCTTGCCGAGACCACCCTCAACCAGGACATCAGCTGGGTTGCGGTGACGGAGTTGGAGGATCCCCAGCGCTTCCTGAGCGGCGGCGAGTTGGTCCTCACCACGGGCTTGCGCCTCAAGAGCGCCGCGGACCAGCGGCGTTTCGTTCGTCAGGCCCAACGCGCCGGAGCTGTCGGAATCGGCTTCGGCATCGGCCTGACCCACGAGTCTGTCCCGGAGGCCCTCATCGCCGAGGCCAACCGCTGGGGATTGCCGCTGGTGGAGATACCTTACGAGATCCCGTTCATCGCCATCGGCAAACTCGTGGCCGAGTCGCACTCCGCGGACCACTATTCCAACCTCGAACGCCTCTTGGCCGGGCACCAGATCCTGGCCCGCTCGCTCCTCACAGGCGGTGGGCTCAACGAGCTCCTCAAGCAGCTGGGCAGCATGCTTCGCACCGATGTGGTGCTGACCCAGTTCAGTGCCCAGCTCTACAACAGCGTGGCTGGGAAACCGGCGCCGACGGCGGATGGCTGGGCTTCGTATCCGATTCCCACCGGCCGCAGGGATGCCTGCACGCTGTGGTTGCGCCAGCCTTTCGTGGACTCCGGGATTGTGAGTTATGCGCAGAACCTGATCAGCGTGGAGCTCAACAACATGGTCAAGCAGCGACAGTCGCAACGGGCCATGGCAGGACAGGTGCTGGACGACGTCATTCACGGCACCCTGGAAACCATTGAAGCGGCCCGCCGCCTGGCAGGGGTAGGCATCAACAGCACCCGGAAGAACGTGGTGCTGGTGGCGGAGTCCACGGCCCACCACAAACAGCTGATCAGCATCTCGCTCCCCCAAGCGCTGGAAGCCGGCGTCAGCGCCGTCGTCGGGAAGGACCTGGTCACGGTCATCAGCGACGACGGCAGCTCGGCCACCGCCCTGGCCAAGAGCCTCAGCGACCACCTGCAGGAGGCCGGCATCCATGCCGTGATTGGTATCGGGGGCGCTTACACGAAGCCGAACGGCCTGCGCTGGAGCTACTTTGAAGCGCGCGACGCCGTGGCGCACGGCTTGCCGGTCAACGAACCGGAACGGCTGAGCCTGACGTCGCTGTTGCTCGCCAGCGAGGATGTGCCCCTCGCTGACATGGCCAGTGAATCCCTCACGCCACTGCGGAAGTTCGATGCCGCACATGGAGCCGAGCTGGTAGCCACTTTGGAAAGCTACCTCAACCACAACGGCTCGGTGGCAGCCGTGGCAGAAGCCTTGACGCTGCACCGGAACACCGTCCGCTACCGGCTGGCGCAGATAACTGAGCTCACGGGTTACGACCCTTCCCAGACGCAGGATCGCGTGCAGCTCTGGCTGGCGCTGGCCGTCCAGCGGCTGGGGTCGCGGAACCCGAGGTAG
- the rarD gene encoding EamA family transporter RarD, translated as MRNIASISGVGDIVSTPDQIISSSSATTSATAGGKGGGTGKPVRSESTAGILFGIGAYGLWGLLPLYFFILMPASALEIVANRVVWSLIFCALLITITRAWRVFGAAVKDRSVFGPLALAAVLIAINWLTYTFGVTTGHAVETSLGYFINPLVSVLLGVFVLKEKLRPLQWAAVGIGFVAVGVLTFSYGQLPWIALILAFSFGLYGFVKKRVGPKVDALTSLSVETVVLAPFAAITMVVLGVSGAATLTTHGSGHFWLLVASGVITAVPLLFFGASARRLPMTTIGLLQYFAPILQFIVALTVFNETMTTARWIGFCVVWLALVLLTIDMLRRTRKNSVLKKKARLEASHM; from the coding sequence TTGCGGAATATTGCGTCCATCAGCGGTGTTGGCGACATTGTGTCGACTCCGGATCAGATCATCTCAAGTTCCTCAGCAACTACGTCAGCGACGGCGGGTGGCAAGGGCGGTGGCACCGGTAAACCGGTGAGGAGCGAGTCGACGGCGGGCATCCTGTTCGGCATTGGCGCTTACGGGCTGTGGGGGCTGCTCCCCCTCTACTTCTTCATCCTGATGCCGGCCAGTGCTCTGGAGATCGTCGCCAACCGGGTCGTCTGGTCCTTGATCTTCTGCGCACTGCTGATCACCATCACCAGGGCCTGGCGGGTTTTCGGTGCCGCAGTCAAAGACCGCTCCGTCTTTGGACCGTTGGCCTTGGCGGCCGTACTGATCGCCATCAACTGGCTCACCTACACGTTCGGCGTGACCACCGGGCATGCCGTTGAAACGTCCTTGGGGTACTTCATCAATCCGCTGGTATCGGTCCTGCTCGGCGTTTTCGTCCTGAAGGAAAAACTGCGTCCCCTCCAGTGGGCGGCGGTCGGTATTGGCTTCGTCGCGGTGGGCGTCCTGACATTCTCCTACGGACAGCTTCCCTGGATCGCCCTGATCCTTGCCTTCAGTTTCGGCTTGTACGGCTTCGTGAAAAAGCGTGTCGGACCCAAGGTTGATGCGCTCACGAGTTTGTCGGTTGAAACGGTGGTGCTGGCGCCGTTTGCCGCAATCACCATGGTTGTCCTTGGCGTATCGGGCGCCGCCACACTGACCACCCACGGGTCCGGGCATTTCTGGTTGCTGGTGGCGTCGGGCGTCATCACGGCCGTTCCCCTGCTTTTCTTCGGCGCCTCGGCCCGCCGCCTCCCCATGACCACCATAGGTCTGCTTCAGTACTTCGCGCCGATCCTCCAGTTCATTGTGGCGCTCACCGTCTTCAACGAGACCATGACCACGGCCCGCTGGATTGGCTTCTGCGTGGTGTGGCTCGCCCTGGTGCTGCTGACCATAGACATGCTCCGGAGGACGCGGAAAAACTCCGTGCTCAAGAAGAAAGCCCGACTCGAGGCGTCCCACATGTAG
- a CDS encoding polysaccharide lyase 8 family protein → MSRRTLFRAGGAAALAGVLLSQAGTSFAATDAGLLELIDRRRLVLTGGQSAAGIPELASQLEGMGQTTEKWWSSMDKASSRTTLWADIPLTGIGQSTAATGNMGLHFNRLYDMALGYAVAGNPYAGNPALAADIVAGLQLLNDTAYKPSTKAAGNWWFWEIGVPRKTVDILTLLHAEVPEALRTSLLAAVRWFAPNPNWRGRATSLAETGANRVDKSLACCMRGILDNKPDEIALGRDALSDTVRGGTNSVFTYVTSGDGFYADGSYVQHSYLPYAGTYGVVALAGIAEIIAMLGGSTWSVNDPKRSVLLDAVEDTYAPFVWDGRIMDTVRGRAVSRQREPDYVSGFGLISAVLLLAPGCEEPYRSRFLALAKGWLERCADQKLVGHPTQSLAKSLLSLGVLSDSAVVGVPAPVYSRMFADQDRLVHHRPQWGCTVNLSSKRIGRYEWGNSENNLGWYQGDGMTFLYTREDPSQFSADFWPTVDPYALPGTTVNDQVRASGAGGAGTGIPRAFQAFAGGLTVDGRWGIIGMDNLNHNKTLSGRKSWFFLDDAVVCLGAGITGTGGAAVQTTIENRSFAPGSVPAVRTDSRNRTPAPGEAPVAVKRSVHLEGHGGYVFLDAPGLTGTPDVAVVRRSGTWFDINSGADTGGSTDPVTRDYVTITHRHGVDPAGSGYAYMILPAADHSTTFSQSANPGVKVLANSAEVQMVESGKDRLVMANFFAGGSAGGYTASGPCSVAVRQVGDKLTVSVADPSRSQDSVRVTLPGSWNTVIQADAGAALIAGNTIEVQLDGHGHQKNLTLAT, encoded by the coding sequence GTGAGCCGCAGGACCCTTTTCCGGGCAGGAGGTGCGGCAGCCCTGGCCGGAGTCCTGCTTTCCCAGGCTGGCACCTCGTTTGCCGCCACCGACGCCGGGCTGCTGGAACTCATTGATCGACGGCGGCTGGTCCTGACAGGTGGCCAGAGCGCCGCGGGCATCCCGGAACTGGCCTCGCAGCTTGAAGGCATGGGCCAGACCACCGAAAAATGGTGGTCGTCCATGGACAAGGCGTCCTCCCGGACAACCTTGTGGGCCGACATTCCGCTGACTGGCATCGGTCAGTCCACGGCTGCAACCGGCAATATGGGCCTGCACTTCAACCGCCTTTACGACATGGCCCTCGGATACGCGGTGGCGGGCAATCCCTACGCTGGAAATCCGGCACTGGCTGCTGACATTGTTGCCGGCTTGCAACTCCTGAATGACACGGCCTACAAGCCGTCCACCAAGGCAGCGGGCAACTGGTGGTTCTGGGAGATCGGCGTCCCGCGCAAGACCGTCGACATCCTGACGCTACTTCATGCTGAAGTTCCCGAAGCCCTGCGGACGTCCCTGTTGGCTGCTGTCCGCTGGTTCGCACCCAACCCAAACTGGCGCGGCCGTGCTACGTCCCTGGCAGAGACCGGCGCCAACCGCGTGGACAAGTCGCTGGCCTGCTGCATGCGGGGGATCCTGGATAACAAACCGGACGAGATCGCCTTGGGCCGGGATGCCCTGAGCGATACCGTCCGCGGCGGAACCAATAGTGTTTTCACCTACGTCACCAGCGGCGACGGCTTCTACGCCGATGGCTCCTATGTTCAGCACTCCTACCTGCCGTACGCAGGAACCTACGGCGTGGTTGCCTTGGCTGGAATCGCGGAAATCATTGCGATGCTGGGTGGAAGCACGTGGTCGGTGAACGACCCCAAGCGTTCGGTACTCCTGGACGCTGTGGAGGACACCTATGCGCCGTTCGTGTGGGACGGACGGATCATGGACACCGTCAGGGGACGTGCAGTCTCACGTCAGCGCGAACCGGACTACGTCAGCGGCTTTGGCCTGATCTCAGCGGTCCTGCTGCTGGCGCCGGGCTGCGAGGAGCCGTACCGTTCACGGTTCCTGGCTCTGGCCAAAGGCTGGTTGGAACGCTGCGCAGACCAGAAGCTCGTCGGCCACCCAACCCAGAGCCTGGCAAAGTCGTTGCTGTCCCTTGGCGTGCTTTCGGATTCAGCGGTGGTCGGTGTCCCAGCCCCCGTCTACAGCCGTATGTTTGCTGATCAGGACCGATTGGTCCACCACCGACCGCAGTGGGGATGCACGGTGAACCTTTCCTCCAAGCGGATAGGCCGCTACGAGTGGGGCAACAGTGAAAACAACCTCGGTTGGTACCAGGGCGATGGCATGACGTTCCTCTACACCCGGGAAGACCCTTCCCAGTTCAGCGCAGACTTCTGGCCCACTGTGGACCCCTACGCCCTCCCCGGGACCACCGTTAACGATCAAGTACGTGCCAGCGGCGCCGGAGGTGCGGGAACCGGAATCCCCCGCGCTTTCCAGGCATTCGCTGGTGGCCTCACGGTGGACGGCCGTTGGGGCATCATCGGAATGGACAACCTGAACCACAACAAGACTCTCTCCGGCCGGAAGTCCTGGTTCTTCCTGGATGATGCCGTGGTGTGCCTCGGCGCGGGCATTACCGGGACGGGCGGAGCTGCGGTGCAGACCACCATCGAGAACAGGTCCTTTGCCCCGGGTTCCGTCCCGGCTGTCCGGACGGACTCCCGAAACCGCACCCCGGCCCCCGGAGAGGCTCCCGTAGCTGTCAAACGATCCGTGCATCTTGAAGGCCACGGTGGGTACGTCTTCCTTGATGCACCAGGGCTTACCGGTACACCCGATGTTGCTGTGGTCCGCCGGTCAGGGACGTGGTTCGACATAAATTCAGGCGCAGACACCGGCGGCAGCACGGATCCTGTCACCAGGGATTATGTGACCATCACGCATCGCCACGGCGTTGACCCTGCGGGATCGGGCTACGCCTACATGATCCTGCCTGCCGCCGATCATTCCACCACGTTCTCCCAGTCCGCCAACCCTGGCGTAAAGGTCCTTGCCAACTCGGCGGAGGTCCAGATGGTTGAGTCCGGCAAAGACAGACTGGTCATGGCCAACTTCTTCGCTGGAGGCTCCGCCGGCGGATACACGGCGTCCGGACCGTGCAGCGTTGCCGTGCGCCAGGTCGGTGACAAGCTCACCGTGTCCGTAGCAGATCCTTCACGCTCGCAGGATTCGGTGCGTGTAACGCTTCCCGGGTCATGGAACACCGTGATCCAGGCGGATGCCGGCGCTGCGCTCATCGCGGGCAACACCATCGAGGTCCAGCTCGACGGACACGGCCACCAGAAAAACCTGACACTCGCCACCTAG
- a CDS encoding gamma-aminobutyraldehyde dehydrogenase, whose product MVQTLQNFINGEFVTPAGTGLLDIVNPATGDIVAKSPISVQADVDAAMTAASDAFKSWKKATPGQRQLMLLKLADAVEAHSDELVEAQHRNTGQVRSLIASEEIAAGADQLRFFAGAARIMEGKSAGEYFEGHTSYVRREPIGVVAQVAPWNYPFLMAIWKIGPALAAGNTVVLKPSDTTPESTLVLARLAGEIFPAGVLNVVLGTGETGAMMVDHKVPGLVSITGSVRAGIAVASGAAKGLKRAHLELGGKAPAIVFKDADIKKSAAAIAEFAFFNAGQDCTAITRVLIEDSVHDDVVAAMVEHTKTLHTGSQNDEDNYFGPLNNVNHFNAVTSVVEHLPENCKIETGGHRAGEKGFFFEPTIISGAKQSDDIVQKETFGPVITVQKFSTEEEAIELANDVEYALASSVWTTDHGTAMRMSRDLDFGAVWINTHILLTAEMPHGGFKQSGYGKDLSMYGVEDYTRIKHVMSALDA is encoded by the coding sequence GTGGTTCAAACCTTGCAGAACTTCATCAATGGCGAATTCGTTACGCCGGCAGGTACAGGTCTCCTGGACATCGTCAATCCTGCCACCGGCGACATCGTTGCCAAGTCGCCCATTTCGGTCCAGGCCGACGTGGATGCCGCCATGACCGCAGCCAGTGACGCGTTCAAGTCCTGGAAGAAGGCCACCCCGGGCCAGCGCCAGCTCATGCTCCTCAAGCTCGCGGACGCAGTAGAGGCCCACAGCGACGAACTCGTCGAAGCGCAGCACCGCAACACCGGACAGGTCCGCTCCCTGATCGCATCCGAGGAAATCGCTGCAGGCGCAGACCAGCTCCGCTTCTTCGCCGGTGCTGCACGCATCATGGAAGGCAAGTCAGCGGGAGAGTACTTCGAAGGCCACACTTCCTACGTGCGCCGCGAACCCATCGGCGTCGTGGCCCAGGTTGCCCCGTGGAACTACCCGTTCCTGATGGCCATCTGGAAGATCGGCCCTGCACTGGCCGCCGGCAACACCGTCGTCCTGAAGCCCTCCGACACCACGCCGGAATCCACCCTTGTCCTGGCCCGCCTCGCCGGCGAGATCTTCCCCGCCGGCGTCCTCAATGTCGTCCTCGGCACCGGTGAGACCGGCGCAATGATGGTTGACCACAAGGTCCCGGGCCTGGTTTCCATCACCGGCTCCGTCCGCGCCGGCATCGCCGTCGCCAGCGGCGCAGCCAAGGGCCTCAAGCGTGCCCACCTGGAACTTGGCGGCAAGGCTCCGGCCATCGTCTTCAAGGATGCCGACATCAAGAAGAGCGCCGCGGCCATCGCCGAGTTCGCCTTCTTCAACGCCGGCCAGGACTGCACTGCCATCACCCGCGTTCTGATCGAAGACTCGGTCCACGACGACGTCGTGGCAGCAATGGTGGAGCACACCAAGACCCTGCACACCGGTTCGCAGAACGACGAAGACAACTACTTCGGTCCGCTCAACAACGTGAACCACTTCAACGCCGTGACCTCCGTGGTGGAGCACCTCCCGGAGAACTGCAAAATCGAAACCGGTGGCCACCGCGCAGGGGAGAAGGGCTTCTTCTTCGAGCCCACCATTATCTCCGGCGCCAAGCAGAGCGACGACATCGTGCAGAAGGAAACCTTCGGACCGGTCATCACCGTCCAGAAGTTCAGCACCGAAGAAGAAGCGATCGAACTGGCCAACGACGTCGAATACGCCTTGGCTTCCAGCGTCTGGACCACCGACCACGGCACTGCCATGCGCATGAGCCGCGACCTGGACTTCGGTGCAGTCTGGATCAACACCCACATCCTCCTCACGGCAGAGATGCCGCACGGCGGCTTCAAACAGTCCGGCTACGGCAAGGACCTCTCCATGTACGGCGTCGAGGACTACACGCGCATCAAGCACGTGATGTCTGCACTCGACGCGTAA